From a single Calothrix sp. NIES-2098 genomic region:
- a CDS encoding WGR domain-containing protein, producing the protein MGFIVHRGGDRFVLQSHEMGTFIGLMLLPIPGETLQAFAYNFGSTCDRKELLNVADFPELAHVEFFAIEYPGFHDFDRFLHSPDWQSLHNFLYAEAKAMGYNAKREKPAPNPLTALWQYTPPNPAGSWKVPAFGLWVNEQGCWLGNRDGLILAMDCQGQFAYQHKLPQNVRCLVGDDRYLYASCDDGQIYDAIAKLPRSVYNARNDSVPHFYLFFIYALALHGDRLVVLDAYGNLTYLDSNLKVLWQQKTSTWGGWFLAADERAIYHGHSRGVTCYNPNTGKIVWENSTAAPVLCGQLTDEQLIVGTSDGTIYQLEKVGDLKIRQTQIATLANCQSAAYACAISEDRQFLYVADSQANLYCFIVGSDRFSIYPTGCGAVLTMRLWKNRLYVTTTDGAIACFDVEAFATPNSPTPQPQPHIIAAATTSPAVNAGILVECIKKGSKLKVCTLSPGYHPHWNVQFPQNLRQEGVRYRVDALEEAKQGGFYRVVGNIQRV; encoded by the coding sequence ATGGGATTTATTGTTCATCGAGGTGGCGATCGCTTTGTACTTCAAAGTCATGAGATGGGAACTTTCATCGGCTTGATGCTTTTGCCCATACCTGGAGAAACACTGCAAGCATTTGCTTATAATTTTGGCTCAACCTGCGATCGCAAAGAATTACTGAATGTTGCTGACTTCCCCGAACTGGCCCATGTAGAATTTTTTGCTATTGAGTATCCAGGTTTTCACGATTTCGATCGCTTCCTGCATAGCCCGGATTGGCAATCTCTGCATAATTTTTTGTATGCGGAGGCAAAAGCGATGGGCTACAACGCCAAACGGGAAAAACCTGCACCCAATCCCCTGACAGCTTTGTGGCAATACACACCGCCTAATCCGGCTGGTTCGTGGAAGGTTCCGGCGTTTGGTTTATGGGTGAATGAGCAAGGCTGTTGGCTTGGCAATCGAGATGGTTTAATACTGGCTATGGATTGTCAGGGACAATTTGCCTATCAGCACAAGCTTCCTCAAAATGTGCGCTGTTTGGTAGGAGACGATCGCTATCTCTACGCGAGTTGTGATGATGGTCAGATTTATGATGCGATCGCCAAATTGCCTCGGTCAGTTTACAATGCCCGTAATGACAGCGTTCCTCATTTTTATCTGTTTTTCATCTATGCCCTAGCGCTGCATGGCGATCGCCTTGTGGTGTTGGATGCCTACGGCAATTTAACTTACCTCGACTCTAACTTGAAGGTATTGTGGCAACAGAAAACTTCTACTTGGGGAGGCTGGTTTTTAGCTGCTGACGAGCGAGCAATTTATCACGGGCACAGTCGCGGCGTTACCTGCTACAACCCAAACACGGGTAAGATTGTTTGGGAGAATAGCACGGCAGCTCCAGTTCTTTGCGGACAGTTGACTGATGAGCAGCTGATTGTTGGTACAAGTGATGGCACGATTTATCAACTAGAGAAAGTTGGGGATCTTAAAATTCGGCAAACTCAAATCGCAACTCTTGCTAATTGTCAGTCTGCTGCCTATGCCTGTGCTATTTCTGAAGATCGACAGTTCCTATATGTGGCTGATAGTCAAGCTAATCTCTATTGTTTTATTGTCGGGAGCGATCGCTTTTCCATCTATCCCACTGGCTGCGGTGCAGTTCTCACGATGCGCCTCTGGAAAAATCGCCTTTATGTAACGACTACCGATGGTGCGATCGCCTGTTTTGATGTGGAAGCATTTGCAACTCCCAACTCACCCACTCCACAACCTCAACCTCATATAATAGCTGCTGCAACTACCTCCCCAGCAGTTAACGCCGGAATTTTGGTAGAATGCATCAAAAAAGGTAGCAAACTCAAAGTTTGTACCCTTTCTCCTGGCTATCACCCACACTGGAACGTGCAGTTTCCCCAGAATCTGCGTCAGGAAGGAGTACGCTATCGGGTGGACGCTTTAGAAGAAGCTAAACAAGGGGGATTTTACAGAGTAGTCGGTAATATTCAACGGGTATAA
- a CDS encoding LuxR family two component transcriptional regulator, protein MNEIRVILIEDHDLTRIGMRAALKQQEGIQVVGEAKDGKSGLSLLKSLQPDVAIVDVGLPDLSGIELTQIFKDSEADASLATKILILTMNDSEDTVLAAFAAGADSYYMKDASIEKLADAIRTTHEGNSWIDPAIARIVLRQSNNVYTEATSPTKPSTVAINSLSESETELLLAYPLTTRELDVLKLIVDGCSNSEIGEQLYITVGTVKTHVRNILNKLSVSDRTQIAVRALRAGLVR, encoded by the coding sequence ATGAACGAGATTCGCGTAATTCTAATTGAAGACCACGACCTAACTCGTATAGGTATGCGTGCTGCTTTAAAGCAACAAGAAGGAATTCAAGTAGTTGGTGAAGCTAAAGATGGCAAATCTGGATTGTCGCTACTGAAATCTCTGCAACCAGATGTGGCGATAGTAGATGTAGGCTTGCCAGATCTAAGTGGAATTGAGCTAACGCAGATATTTAAAGATTCGGAAGCAGACGCATCTTTGGCAACTAAGATTTTAATTTTGACTATGAATGATAGTGAAGATACTGTTTTAGCTGCGTTTGCTGCTGGAGCAGATTCTTATTACATGAAAGATGCCAGCATAGAGAAGTTAGCAGATGCTATCAGAACTACTCATGAAGGTAATTCCTGGATTGACCCTGCTATTGCTCGGATTGTATTGCGACAAAGCAATAACGTTTATACAGAAGCAACTTCTCCTACTAAACCTTCAACAGTTGCAATTAACTCTTTGTCAGAATCAGAAACTGAATTACTTCTTGCTTACCCTTTAACTACACGGGAATTAGATGTTTTGAAGTTAATTGTTGATGGGTGCAGCAACAGCGAAATTGGCGAACAGCTTTATATTACAGTTGGCACAGTTAAAACCCACGTTCGCAACATTTTAAACAAGCTTTCGGTAAGCGATCGCACTCAAATTGCAGTCCGTGCTTTGCGCGCAGGATTGGTTCGATAA
- a CDS encoding PAS/PAC sensor hybrid histidine kinase, producing the protein MRIANSINPEIPQTSLTLEGLRVLLVEDNEDTQLLLTFLLEDSGANVAVTASAYEALAVLEQTQPDILLCDIGLPEIDGCTLIRKIRAMSAQQLKQIPAIALTAYAQETVEQEALASGFQAYFVKPIEPVEFINSVANLLKSNYRTNPARKARTAI; encoded by the coding sequence ATGCGGATCGCAAATAGCATAAATCCTGAAATTCCGCAAACATCTCTAACTTTAGAAGGTTTAAGAGTTTTGCTAGTGGAAGATAATGAAGATACACAACTCTTGCTAACTTTTTTGTTAGAAGATTCAGGAGCCAATGTAGCAGTAACAGCATCGGCCTATGAAGCGCTAGCAGTATTAGAACAAACGCAACCCGATATACTGCTTTGTGATATTGGCTTGCCTGAAATAGACGGGTGTACTCTGATACGAAAAATTAGAGCAATGTCCGCACAACAACTAAAACAAATTCCCGCAATAGCCTTGACGGCTTATGCTCAAGAAACTGTTGAACAGGAAGCACTAGCATCTGGATTTCAGGCATACTTTGTCAAGCCAATAGAACCGGTTGAATTTATTAATTCTGTGGCCAATCTTCTCAAAAGCAATTATCGAACCAATCCTGCGCGCAAAGCACGGACTGCAATTTGA
- a CDS encoding CheB methylesterase, translated as MFKIVVIGASSGGLSAIKVLLQNLPKDLESPIVIVQHRHRDSCNKLGELLQQDTALTVREVEDKDEILSGYVYLAPADYHLLIESGYFALSIDAPVSYARPSIDVLFESAADVYGKQVIAVILTGANEDGVQGLRMVKSNFGIAIVQEPTDAEYAVMPKAAITAVAVDWILPLEEIAKKLVYLCHYNIKK; from the coding sequence GTGTTTAAAATTGTAGTTATTGGTGCATCTTCTGGTGGTTTATCTGCGATAAAAGTTTTGCTACAAAATCTCCCAAAAGATTTAGAATCTCCTATTGTAATAGTGCAGCATCGCCATCGAGATTCTTGCAATAAGTTAGGAGAGCTTTTACAGCAAGATACAGCTTTAACAGTCCGAGAAGTTGAGGATAAAGATGAAATTTTGTCAGGTTACGTTTACTTAGCACCTGCTGATTACCATCTCTTAATTGAATCAGGCTACTTTGCGCTTTCTATTGATGCGCCTGTTTCTTATGCTCGTCCTTCGATCGATGTTTTGTTTGAGTCGGCTGCTGATGTGTATGGCAAACAAGTAATTGCAGTAATTTTAACCGGAGCCAATGAGGATGGCGTGCAAGGTTTAAGAATGGTCAAATCTAATTTTGGGATCGCAATTGTTCAAGAACCTACTGATGCTGAATATGCTGTGATGCCAAAAGCTGCTATTACTGCTGTTGCTGTAGACTGGATTTTGCCGCTTGAAGAGATAGCAAAGAAATTAGTCTATCTTTGTCATTATAATATTAAAAAATAA
- a CDS encoding MCP methyltransferase, CheR-type: MSLPNPKLEDIEIQLLLEGVYRYWGYDFRNYALSSLKRRIHHFIKKEGLNSVSNLQEQVLHDREFLERFLLSITVNVTSMFRDPSFYLALRNEVIPLLRTYPFIRIWHAGCSTGEEVYSMAILLEEEKLYQRCRIYATDFNEKVLQQAKSGIFSLKLMQDYTQLYLKAGGNKSFSEYYTAGYDNAIIRSSLRENIVFAQHNLATDSSFNEFHIIICRNVLIYFNQTLQKRVHELFYNSLCPFGILGLGRQESIRFTTKDQQYQELVKGEKLYRRLN, translated from the coding sequence ATGTCTTTACCTAACCCAAAATTAGAAGATATCGAAATTCAGTTACTACTTGAAGGAGTTTACCGCTACTGGGGTTATGACTTCCGCAATTATGCCTTATCTTCGCTCAAGCGTCGTATCCATCATTTTATTAAAAAAGAAGGGCTGAATAGCGTTTCTAATTTGCAAGAGCAGGTTTTACACGATCGGGAATTTTTGGAACGATTTTTGCTGAGTATTACAGTAAATGTAACTTCCATGTTTCGCGATCCTAGCTTTTATCTAGCGTTGCGCAACGAAGTAATTCCGCTTTTACGTACCTATCCTTTTATTCGGATCTGGCACGCCGGATGTTCAACAGGAGAGGAAGTTTACTCGATGGCGATTCTACTAGAAGAGGAAAAACTTTATCAACGTTGCCGTATTTACGCCACAGACTTTAATGAAAAAGTACTGCAACAAGCTAAAAGTGGAATTTTTTCTCTCAAACTCATGCAGGATTATACCCAACTTTATCTAAAAGCTGGGGGAAATAAATCGTTTTCAGAATACTATACAGCAGGTTATGACAATGCCATTATTCGCTCATCTTTACGAGAAAATATTGTATTTGCCCAGCATAATTTAGCAACTGATAGTTCTTTTAACGAATTTCATATCATCATTTGTCGTAATGTCTTAATTTATTTCAACCAAACACTACAAAAGCGCGTACACGAACTTTTTTATAATAGCCTTTGCCCTTTTGGTATTTTAGGTTTAGGACGACAAGAATCAATTCGTTTTACAACTAAAGACCAGCAATACCAAGAGCTTGTCAAAGGTGAAAAGCTCTATCGGAGGTTGAATTAA
- the radC gene encoding DNA repair protein RadC has translation MSKQGITKDSSNYGKYSRSYSMTYCLRIADMPETERPRERLMAHGPKVLATAELIAILLGTGQGAGKLSAVGLGQYILSELGKHQRDPLAVLREVTPAELMQIPGIGPAKATTILAAIELGKRAFQSRPEGATIDSPLAAAAAFSQNLMWQTQEHFGVLLLDVKNRLLGTQVITIGTATETLASPREIFREVLRQGATRVIVAHNHPSGNVEPSQEDIELTRQLLAGAQFLGIPLLDHLILGNGNHQSLREITTLWNEYPQGD, from the coding sequence TTGAGCAAACAAGGGATAACTAAAGATAGTTCCAACTATGGTAAATATTCTCGCAGTTACTCTATGACCTATTGCCTCAGAATTGCCGATATGCCTGAGACTGAACGACCGCGTGAGCGCTTAATGGCTCATGGCCCAAAAGTTTTAGCCACAGCCGAGTTAATTGCAATTCTGCTAGGTACTGGACAAGGAGCCGGAAAACTATCTGCGGTGGGTTTGGGACAATATATATTAAGTGAATTGGGCAAACATCAGCGCGATCCTTTGGCGGTTTTACGAGAAGTTACCCCTGCTGAATTAATGCAAATTCCGGGAATCGGCCCGGCAAAAGCAACCACTATTTTAGCGGCTATTGAACTCGGCAAACGTGCCTTTCAATCTCGTCCCGAAGGCGCAACTATTGATAGTCCGCTTGCAGCTGCGGCAGCTTTTAGTCAAAATTTGATGTGGCAGACCCAAGAACATTTTGGAGTCTTATTATTAGATGTGAAAAATCGTTTGTTGGGAACACAAGTAATTACAATCGGTACAGCCACCGAAACCTTAGCATCTCCTAGAGAAATTTTTCGAGAAGTTCTGCGTCAAGGAGCAACACGAGTTATCGTTGCACATAACCATCCTTCTGGAAATGTTGAACCCAGCCAAGAAGATATAGAATTAACGCGCCAGTTGTTAGCAGGCGCGCAATTTTTAGGTATTCCCTTACTAGACCATCTTATTTTGGGCAATGGAAATCACCAAAGTTTACGAGAGATAACAACTTTGTGGAATGAGTATCCCCAAGGCGATTAA